The Agelaius phoeniceus isolate bAgePho1 chromosome 4, bAgePho1.hap1, whole genome shotgun sequence genome includes a region encoding these proteins:
- the ANKRD37 gene encoding ankyrin repeat domain-containing protein 37, translating into MLMLDCSSESGSFSNLFETGTGVNAPADASGQSPAHLAACGGEAFFLLWQLQTGANLNQQDCLGEAPIHKAAKAGSLECLALLVAGDAKIDLCNNRGQTAADLALDYGFLECAKFLRTIQHTQTMKLRGQSGYSLSDRHGLQREDPTAQKQESETSRSINRKRRRSDDLVS; encoded by the exons TCTGGTAGTTTCAGCAACCTATTTGAGACAGGAACTGGTGTGAATGCACCTGCAGATGCCTCTGGTCAGTCTCCAGCTCACTTGGCTGCTTGCGGTGGTGAAGCTTTTTTCCTACTTTGGCAACTGCAGACAGGAGCAAATTTGAACCAACAG GATTGCCTTGGAGAAGCCCCGATACATAAAGCAGCAAAAGCTGGGAGTTTGGAATGTCTTGCTCTCCTTGTTGCTGGTGATGCTAAAATTGA CTTGTGCAACAACAGAGGACAGACAGCAGCAGACCTTGCACTGGATTATGGCTTTCTGGAATGTGCCAAGTTCCTCAGGACAATTCAGCACACTCAGACAATGAAACTGAGAGGACAGTCTGGATACTCGCTAAGTGACAGACATGGCTTGCAGAGAGAGGATCCAACTGCACAGAAACAAGAAAGTGAAACCAGCAGATCCATaaacaggaagaggagaagatCAGATG ATCTTGTCTCCTAG